A single Micromonospora sp. CCTCC AA 2012012 DNA region contains:
- a CDS encoding aminotransferase class I/II-fold pyridoxal phosphate-dependent enzyme — translation MAAHYQVEGATSAAISASVESGIRTGALAPGAALPAVRALATELAVSPATVAKAYQELRQRGLVVTAGRHGTRVRPRPPVASRRSGLLPPPLPGARDLSGGQPDPRLLPPLGPHLAALAAGIGPPTGYAATAVLPDLADAARDRLAADGVPAAEITVTGGALDGIERLLAAHLRPGDAVAVEDPGWANLLDLIAALGLRAIGVPVDDEGPTAPGVRAALAAGARALIVTSRAQNPTGAALTADRAAALRTLLAGRRDLLLIEDDHAAELARVPLHPLAGATPTWAFVRSVSKPYGPDLRLAVLAGDEATVARVAGRARVGAGWVSTVLQRLVLSLWRDPATAELVHRAGESYERRRDGLAAALAAHGVAAHARTGINVWVPVPDETVVVTALRDAGWSVAPGAINRIAAGPGIRITVSSLDEPDLAPLAAAVADAVRPTARGFTA, via the coding sequence GTGGCAGCACATTATCAGGTCGAGGGCGCGACGTCCGCCGCCATTTCGGCCAGCGTGGAGAGCGGCATCCGCACCGGCGCGCTCGCCCCGGGGGCGGCACTGCCCGCCGTCCGCGCCCTCGCCACCGAGCTGGCCGTCAGCCCGGCCACCGTCGCGAAGGCGTACCAGGAGCTGCGGCAGCGGGGCCTGGTGGTGACCGCCGGCCGGCACGGCACCCGGGTCCGCCCCCGCCCGCCCGTCGCCAGCCGCCGCAGCGGGCTGCTGCCGCCGCCGCTCCCCGGCGCCCGCGACCTCTCCGGCGGGCAGCCCGACCCCCGGCTGCTGCCGCCGCTCGGCCCGCACCTGGCCGCGCTCGCCGCCGGCATCGGCCCGCCCACCGGGTACGCGGCCACCGCCGTCCTGCCCGACCTCGCCGACGCCGCCCGGGACCGGCTCGCCGCCGACGGCGTGCCGGCCGCCGAGATCACCGTCACCGGCGGCGCGCTCGACGGCATCGAGCGGCTGCTCGCCGCCCACCTGCGCCCCGGTGACGCGGTCGCCGTCGAGGACCCCGGCTGGGCCAACCTGCTCGACCTGATCGCCGCCCTCGGGCTGCGCGCGATCGGCGTCCCCGTCGACGACGAGGGCCCCACCGCGCCGGGCGTCCGGGCCGCCCTCGCCGCCGGGGCGCGGGCGCTGATCGTCACCAGCCGGGCCCAGAACCCGACCGGGGCGGCGCTGACCGCCGACCGCGCCGCCGCCCTGCGTACGCTGCTCGCCGGCCGGCGCGACCTGCTGCTGATCGAGGACGACCACGCCGCCGAACTGGCCCGCGTACCCCTGCACCCGCTGGCCGGGGCGACCCCGACCTGGGCCTTCGTCCGGTCGGTGAGCAAGCCCTACGGTCCGGACCTGCGGCTGGCGGTCCTCGCCGGCGACGAGGCGACCGTCGCCCGGGTGGCCGGCCGGGCCCGGGTCGGCGCCGGCTGGGTCTCCACCGTCCTGCAACGCCTCGTCCTGTCGCTCTGGCGCGACCCGGCCACCGCCGAGCTGGTCCACCGGGCCGGGGAGAGCTACGAGCGGCGGCGGGACGGGCTGGCGGCGGCGCTCGCCGCGCACGGCGTGGCCGCCCACGCCCGGACCGGGATCAACGTCTGGGTGCCGGTGCCCGACGAGACCGTGGTGGTCACCGCGCTGCGGGACGCCGGCTGGTCGGTCGCCCCCGGCGCGATCAACCGGATCGCCGCCGGCCCGGGCATCCGGATCACCGTCAGCTCCCTCGACGAGCCCGACCTGGCCCCGCTGGCCGCCGCGGTCGCCGACGCGGTCCGCCCCACCGCGCGCGGCTTCACCGCCTGA
- a CDS encoding bifunctional pyridoxamine 5'-phosphate oxidase family protein/GNAT family N-acetyltransferase yields MYPRTERTTATRTRDRMSYDETAAHAVLDEAYHCALGFTVDGEPRVLPTLHVRVGDTLYLHGSTGSRPLLAARGDAGLPVCVTVTLLDGLVYGRSQFHHSANYRSVVAHGTAHLVTDEREKTAAMTALVEKAATGRAADSRPPSRRELAETAVLALPLREVSVRARTGGVRDEPADLDLPYWAGVVPLRLTAGAPEPDAGVAAQVPAYLRAARSAWLEPVVLRGEHVVLEPLDLAHAEELYAALDDEEVWRYVGSPRPRSAEEMAGHIRSALAAHHRGARVPWAQRCAVTGAVVGTTSYYQPDEELRTLEIGYTQLGRSWWRTGINTEAKLLLLTRAFGELDAIRVTWQTSTLNERSQRAIERLGATREGTLRANRRRADGSWRHSALYSMLAEEWPEAQVTLRERLRPTAPVGS; encoded by the coding sequence ATGTACCCCCGCACCGAACGGACCACCGCCACCCGCACCCGGGACCGGATGAGCTACGACGAGACCGCCGCGCACGCCGTCCTGGACGAGGCGTACCACTGCGCGCTGGGGTTCACCGTGGACGGTGAGCCGCGGGTGCTGCCCACCCTGCACGTCCGGGTCGGCGACACGCTCTATCTGCACGGCTCCACCGGCAGCCGGCCGCTGCTCGCCGCCCGGGGCGACGCCGGGCTGCCGGTCTGCGTCACGGTGACCCTGCTCGACGGGCTGGTCTACGGCCGCTCCCAGTTCCACCACAGCGCCAACTACCGCTCGGTGGTCGCGCACGGCACCGCCCACCTGGTCACCGACGAGCGGGAGAAGACGGCCGCGATGACGGCCCTGGTCGAGAAGGCCGCCACCGGACGTGCCGCGGACAGCCGCCCGCCGAGCCGTCGGGAACTGGCCGAGACCGCCGTGCTGGCGCTGCCGCTGCGCGAGGTCTCCGTACGGGCCCGCACCGGCGGGGTGCGCGACGAGCCGGCCGACCTGGACCTGCCGTACTGGGCGGGGGTGGTGCCGCTGCGGCTCACCGCCGGGGCACCGGAACCGGACGCCGGGGTGGCCGCGCAGGTGCCGGCGTACCTGCGGGCGGCCCGGTCGGCGTGGCTGGAGCCGGTGGTGCTGCGTGGCGAGCACGTCGTGCTGGAACCCCTCGACCTCGCCCACGCCGAGGAGCTGTACGCCGCCCTCGACGACGAGGAGGTCTGGCGGTACGTCGGCAGCCCCCGACCCCGGTCGGCGGAGGAGATGGCCGGTCACATCCGGTCCGCCCTGGCGGCCCACCACCGCGGCGCACGGGTGCCCTGGGCACAACGCTGCGCGGTCACGGGGGCGGTGGTGGGCACCACCTCCTACTACCAGCCGGACGAGGAGCTGCGGACGCTGGAGATCGGCTACACCCAGCTCGGCCGGTCCTGGTGGCGTACCGGGATCAACACCGAGGCGAAGCTGCTGCTGCTCACCCGCGCCTTCGGCGAGCTGGACGCGATCCGGGTGACCTGGCAGACCAGCACCCTCAACGAACGCTCGCAGCGGGCCATCGAACGCCTCGGCGCCACCCGGGAGGGCACCCTGCGGGCCAACCGCCGCCGCGCCGACGGCAGCTGGCGGCACTCGGCGCTCTATTCGATGCTGGCCGAGGAGTGGCCAGAAGCACAGGTCACGCTCCGGGAAAGGCTTCGCCCGACGGCACCGGTGGGGTCATGA
- the leuE gene encoding leucine efflux protein LeuE, with translation MMAGVLGITDIWTYLLGTLAIVLLPGPNSLFVLSTAARRGVGAGYRAATGVFVGDSVLMILSAAGVASLLKAYPPLFLVVKYAGAAYLGYVGLMMLRGAWRRWRDRNDPAAPRLIDAAEPVAVRSPFRKALVISLLNPKAILFFISFFIQFVDPGYAWPALSFLLLGLIAQVTSALYLSALIFAGTFLAAQFHRRRRLAVGGTTAIAALFLGFSIKLATASV, from the coding sequence ATGATGGCCGGCGTGCTGGGCATCACCGACATCTGGACGTACCTGCTGGGGACCTTGGCGATCGTGCTGCTGCCCGGGCCCAACTCGCTCTTCGTGCTCTCCACCGCCGCCCGGCGCGGGGTGGGGGCCGGCTACCGGGCCGCGACGGGGGTCTTCGTCGGCGACTCGGTGCTGATGATCCTCTCCGCCGCCGGGGTGGCGTCGCTGCTGAAGGCGTACCCCCCGCTCTTCCTGGTGGTCAAGTACGCCGGCGCGGCGTACCTCGGGTATGTGGGGTTGATGATGCTGCGCGGCGCGTGGCGGCGCTGGCGCGACCGCAACGACCCCGCCGCGCCGCGGCTGATCGACGCGGCGGAGCCGGTGGCGGTGCGCAGCCCCTTCCGCAAGGCGCTGGTGATCAGCCTGCTCAACCCGAAGGCGATCCTCTTCTTCATCTCGTTCTTCATCCAGTTCGTCGACCCCGGGTACGCGTGGCCGGCGCTGTCGTTCCTGCTGCTCGGCCTGATCGCCCAGGTGACCAGCGCGCTCTACCTCAGCGCGTTGATCTTCGCGGGGACGTTCCTGGCGGCGCAGTTCCACCGTCGGCGGCGGCTCGCCGTGGGCGGCACCACCGCGATCGCCGCGCTCTTCCTCGGCTTCAGCATCAAGCTCGCCACCGCCTCGGTGTAG